The nucleotide sequence TGCATCTGTACGTCGGCTCGCAGCATGGGCAGCAAGAGCGCCCGCATCTCGGGATGGGCGAGCGCGGGGTGGTCATAGCCGGCGAACGCGCGGACCTGCGCCAGGAACGCCTCGTCGTCGAGGCCGGTGGCCCGGTGCTCGCGGCCGTTCCACGGGCCGGGTGAACCGCTGACGAACAGCCGGCTCAGCGACGCGGGCTGCGACACCGAGAGCTGATGCATCAGCTCGTACGCCAGCACGGCGCCCAGGCTGTGCCCAAAGACGGCAATGCGTTCGGCGTCGGCAAGCTGATTGAGCACGCCGGCGTGAATCTCCTCCACGGCCCGGGCGACCTCGGTGTGCGGAGCGTCGATGAAGCGTTCCTCACGACCAGGGAGCTGAACAGGGACGATCCGGAGCCCTTCCGGAGCGACGGATTGCCATTCCTTGAAGAACGAGGCACCGGAACCTGCGAAGGGCAGACATATGAGATGAGTCGTGGGCATGACTGCATTCCCCTCATAGGGATGGTTGTGAATGAAACAGAAAGCGGAGCGCGGCCCCAGGACGCGGACGAGCACACGGCACGTGGTCCGGTCGTCAGGCGTCAGGGACAGCCGCAATCGCCCTTGCGGCAGCCGTGACGACATCAGCCACGGCCTCGACGTTCGCGTCGTCGAGAAGATAGAAGTGACCGCCAGGCAGAACACGGGCATCCACCGCGGCGTCCACCCGCTCAGACCAGGCGCCCAGGCGCTCCACGGGGACGAGGAGGTCCTGCTCGCCTCCGATCACAGTGAGCGGATGCGCCACCCCTGAGTGCGCGTTGCGGAGTGCGAGCTGCCCTCCCAGGGCGAGGTCGGCTCGCAGGAGCCGCAGCGTATGGTCGCGCCAGGCCGGATCGTCCAGCATCTGAGCGGGGGTTCCGCCGCCCCGCCGAAGCACGCCCATCAGCGCATCGTCGCCCCACTCCCTCGGTCGCTCGATCTGTGATCCGCAGGGCAGTTGAGCACTGATGACCAACGCGGAACACAGGCACGGATCCATCACCGACAGGGCGAAGGCGATGGATCCGCCAAGGCTGTGCCCGAACAGAACCGTTGGAAGGGAAGGCATCGCGGACAGCTCACGGGCAATGCCTCCCAGGAGGTCTTCCGGCGAGATCTCGGGCTCTTCGCCGAACCGCCGTTCGCGACCGGGAAGCGTCACCCCGACGACCTCAAACGGCGCCGGGACGTGCTTCACCAGGGGCAGCAGGGAGTTGGGACCAGCACCGGAATGCGGGATGACCACGATCCGTGCCAGAGGGAGGGATGTCGGCCGCCGCAGGGGGCTTAGCCAGGGTTCGTACGGCATGCGACGACTACCGCCGAATCCGGCAGCGCTCCGTCGTCGATTGTGGAGCCTGCCTGGGTTGGCAGGCAGCGAAGCAGGTGCGAGAAGAAGCGAGGTGAATCACGGAACCACATTTCGTGCTAAGCAAACTGAGCCCTTGTGAGGCGCGATCCACGGTATCCATGGCCGGAACGGGTCATCAAGATCGTCGAGGTGTCGTCTCCCCGGCGGCGCGAATACGACAGGCACACAAAAGGGACTATGCTCACCCCGTGTGACAGTAGTACACAGCGATCCGACCGCCGCCCTGCGTGACCTGGAGGAATGGGTCTACGCCCGCGCTTGCGAAGAGGGTTCCATCACCCTCGGCGACGTCGAAGCGGAGACCCAGGCGCCTCAGCACGAGATCCGGGCGGCCATCCAGAACCTGCGAGCCCTGCACCTGGTGCGCGAAACGAACGATGGGGACGGCCAGTTCGTCGCCGCGTCACCGGAGGGTGCGAAGCTCCGACGTCTTGCGCCGCTGCTCGGCGAACTACAGCGCCTGCAGGAACGGACCGAGAAGATGCGTACCGCGTACGACGGTTTCATCCACGTCTACGAGACGGTCGCAACCAACCGCTCACGCCGATCGGGCATCGAGGTCATTCCGAACCGCGGCGACGTCCGGCGGACCATCAATGGCCTGGCGGCCCTGTCTACTACCGAGGTGTTCACGTCCCACCCGGGCGGTCCACGGCCGCAGGAAGTACTCCATGAATCGGTCGCCAGGTCGCGCGACCTGCTGGAGCGCGGCGTTGCCATTCGGACTCTCTATCAGCACAGCGCGGCTTTCGACGCCGGCACCACCGCATACGTCGAGCACTTCACCGCCATGGGCACCCAGTTCCGCACCCTGGCCGACGGTTTCCCTCAGCTGATGATCTTCGATCAGCGCTCCGTGCTCGTTCCGTTGCACGAGGGGTCCGACGGGGCGACGCTGGTCAGCGACCCCAGCATCGTCAGCTTCGCAACGGCCGCGTTTGAACGCGCCTGGGTGGCCGCGGCTCCGTTCCGCATCGCCTACGACCACGTCGAGGTCCGCGAAGCCTCCGAGGATGTCAGACGCACCATCATGCGCCTGCTGGTCACGGGAGAGGAGGACCGACGCATCGCCGCACGCGTAGGGCTGTCCCTGCGCAGTTGCCAGCGCCACGTCGCACACATCATGAAGCAGATTGGCGCCCGGAACCGGCTCCACGCCGGCTACCTCATCTCCCAGCATGACCTGCTCGACCGGCCGATTCCCGACCCCTCGCAGAAACTGGCTACCTGACCTCACCCTGCCGGATCGCATCCGGCCCAGTTCCAACATGGATCAACGAAGGGGTCGCGCCCACATGAACCCGGCCCCTTCTTGATCTGCATGTCTGTCACATCACCAGCGCGGTGTTGCTGCGCCGCCTATCACGTTCACGCGGAACTTACCCACGAACCCGCGCGCCGCCACTAAGCTGCGAAGAGCCTGACAACACCCCGGCGGGTTTCGGAAGGCCCCTCCCGTCGCAAGCCAGATGGACCTCGCTGGTCAGCCCGCGCGGGACCGTTCGAATCCGCTCTCACCGACCTCCCAGCGGCTGCACGACCAGAGTTCAACCAGGGAACGAGGGGGCGGGCTCAGCGTCGGGAGCGGCAGGACCCCGCCGGGGGGGTATCCGGGGGCTGAGGAACGTCCGCCCTCGCCCTGTCCTCAGAGGAGAGGGCGAAGGGAACGTCGCTTATGCCGCGATAGTGAGCGGGTCATCCATGCGGTCCCAGGCTCCGAGCACTGCCTTATGTGCATCTGGCTGCAGGTGTGCGTAGCGCTGGGTGGTCTGGAAGTTCTCGTGTCCGAGAAGGTGTTGGACCTCGTAGAGCGAGACTCCCTTCTGAACCAGCCAGGAGGCACAGGTGTGACGCATCGAGTGGGGCGGGTACCGGGGGACGAGCTGCTGCTCGCCATCACCGTCGAAGTAGTAGGAGCCGTCCACGGCCGGCCACCAGGTCTGCGTGCGCCAGTTCCCGTCCCTGAGGAGTCGGCCCGCCCGGCCCTTGGTGGTGGTGGTGAACACCACGGAGTCGCGGTCGAGCCGATGAATGTGACGTTCGAGCGCCTCCAGGACGTGGGGTGGCAGCGGCACCTCCCGGCGGCTCTTGGAGCTCTTCGGGTATTCCTTGATGCCGCTGGCGGTGTTGACCTCGACGACGAATAGGCGTGAGCGGCGCTGGTCGATGCGGTGGCGGTGCAGCCCGGAGAGCTCGCCCCACCTCAGCCCGGTATAAAAGCCGAGCAGACACATCGTGCGCCATGCGACGGGAAGCTCGTCCAGGATGCTCTGAGCCTGGTCGACAGTGAACCACTGCGGCGGCTTGACCGCGATCTGCGGCAAGTCGATGCTGCGGCACGGGGTCACCGCTAGGACATCGTCGTCGACGGCCGCGCGCAGTATAGAGGACGTCAGGTTATAGGCCCGCTTAATCGCCGCGGCCCCCGCACCCTTCTCGACCAGGGTTCGGATCCAACTTTGCATATCCATGCGGGTGATGGCCCGCATCTCCCAGTCCGCCCAGTAGGGCATGACGTGGTTCTTGATGCTGGATGCGTCGCCACGAAGTGTATGGGGCTCAACGATTCGCGCGTTCCACCACCGATCGTGCCACTCGCGGAACGCTATTTCTCCGGCCCGTGGGTCGCGCATGCCACCACGGGCGAACTGGGTTTCCATCTCGGTTCCCCAGGCGCGTGCCTGCACCTTCAGGGGGAACGACTCGCTGAACCGGTCTCCTTCTCGGTTCCGAACAGTCACCTGCCACTTTCCGGAACTCAACTTGCGAAGGTACGAGTTTCTACTCCTTGTTCAACAATGACGGTGCCGGGATGGCACAGTCAGGTACGGACGACAGACGGGGCCACGGCGCGACGGCTGATGAATTCGTCGAGAGCGCCTGCGGGCACCCGTACACGAGACCGGCCTGGTCCGGTGCGGAGGTCGACCACTGGCAGCTCGCCGGCGGCGATGATGCGGTAGACGGTGCGGCGATCGACATCCAGGGCAGCGGCGACAGATGGAATGGACAACAGACGTGCAGACATCACGGGAACCTTGAGGTGACGGGATCGACTGGACGGGGCATGCAGGGAACGCCCGTGGCCGAGCTGCTCCGCAAGCTCATTCAACTGCACGGAGCTTCCTGCATTCGCTTCGGCTCCACCGCCAAGCACAGCCGATTGCGAACTCCTCCATGATGGCGACGATTGCCGGTTTGGATAACCGGCGATCGTGGTCTATGTTGCGCGCCGTGTCACGTAACCGGCGCCGCTCTGCGCTCGCCGCAAGCGAGGTCCGGCCGCCATCTGAACGGACTGGACAGCAAATTCATGCAGATGAACCTCCCAAATGCGGACCAGGTACGCGCGGCAATCTCAGGTGGTTAGCCAGCCACCGACCACACCGTCCGGCCTGACATTTCCCGAGGGGGTGTGTACCTTGACATGGGTCCAGCGCGGGTATCCAGTATTTTGGAGTTCTTTCTCGTCTGCCGTGAGCGGATTCCCAAGCTCAGCCTCTGATATCGCAACGGCCTCATTCGCAGAAACCGCGGCAGCACACCGCATCACCGCCCCGCGCCGCGGCGGCTACTCGGCGGTCCTGCTCGCCGCCGCCGACAAGGCCCGCGATCTTCGACTCGACTTGCTGCGTGCGGGCGGCGAGGTTCGACTGTGGCTGGCGATGCCGCGCAGCGTCGGGACAGGGGTTTTGTTGGTGGTCGGTGCGGCCCCCGGGCGCGCGGGGAGACCCGCTCTGCCATGAAGCGCTGGCGCGCAAAGCAGCCAGCGGGCAGGATCGCCCGCATGAAGATTCTGGTGCTTGGAGGTACGTGGTTCCTCGGAAGGGCTGTAGCACAAGCTGCCCTGGATCGAGGGTGGTCGGTGACCGTCTTCAACAGGGGAAGGTCCGGTGCTCCGCCGGAAGGTACTCGTGAAGTTCACGGCGACCGGACCGTGCACGAAGACGTGCTCCGGCTAGCGCATCAAGGGCCCTGGGATGCCGTAATCGATACCTCCGCCTCGGAGCTTGCCCCGCTTGATGTGCTGGCGGGAGCCAAGGCTCTGGAACCCGCGGCGGGAAGGTACGTCTACGTTTCCACGGTGAACGCGTACCGGGGGTGGCCGAATGAGCCGCTGACTGAGGAATCGGAGTTGCTGGACGCCCCGCCCAACGCGGACGTGTCCTACGGCAGACTGCCAGCGAACTGGGATGGACCTGACTGGTATTACGGGAGGCAGAAGGCAGGTGCCGAGCGAGCAGCGCTGGCCGCCTTCGGTGCATCACGCGTGGCCATCCTTCGCCCCGGCGTGATTCTTGGCCCCGGAGAATACGTTGGCCGGCTCCCCTGGTGGCTGCGCCGAGTGTCAAAGGGCGGCTCAATCCTCGCTCCCGGGGACCCCGCAAAGTCCATCCAGCCCGTAGATGTACGAGACGTGGCGGAGTTCGCGCTCGATCAGGCGGCTGCGTCGGGGGGCGGCGCATTCAACGTCACTGCTCCCTTGGGACGCGAGTCCATGGGCGGCTTCCTCGCAGCCTGCCTTGATGCCACGGGAAGTGCAGGTCGTCTCGTCTGGGCACCCGACGATCTCCTGGTCGAGCATGGAGTGGTGCAGTGGACGGAGCTTCCGCTCTGGCGCACTCACGCTGGAGCGTGGGCAGTCGACTCTGCTTCCGCAGAGGCGGCTGGGCTGCGGTGCCGCCCCTTGGCCGAAACGGTGGCTGCGACGTGGGAGTGGTTGCAGTCCGGTGGCGTACCGGTTGAGCATCCCCGTTGGGCCGAGCACGGCATCTCAACACAGAAGGAAGAGGAGATCCTCTCGAAGGTGAGTGGCTGAGGATCAGCCCTCAACAGCCAGAGGCGCCAAGCCTCCGAGTCGGCTTGCCGAAGACGCTTCGGTGAACGCTTCAATGCGTTCACCGAGGTCGGCCGCCTCTTGAGCACCGCGGAAGTCCGAATGGGTGAGACCTGCCCGGACCGCAGCCATGCGCTCAAGAGTCCCGGCTCCCCGCCAATCGGTCGGTACTTCGAAGACGGGCCCAAGGGCATCTTGCACCCCATCGAGATCACCGCGAAGAAGCCGTGCACGGCCAAGGTCCGCAGACGCCTGAGTCGAGATGAGCAGCGGCCGCTGATCCTCCGGCTTAGCGCTGAGGAGGTGCAGAGCCTGTGTCGCAGCGTCCTCGGCGCCATCAGCGTCATTCAGGAGGAGGTGGGTGGTCGCATTGCTCATCGCTACGCGGTCAGCCGGAAACCCGAACTCGCCACCAATGCCATCGTGAAGCTCGTCCCGCCGCCCAGCGCCTTGATCCAAGGCGCACCGTACCGCCCTCTCTGCGGCTGCCTGATCGCCCAAGTGTCCGTGGGCTCGAGCCTCGATCACGAAGAGGCGCGTCATGGCGGTGTCGCCGAGCCCTCCGAATTGCTGCGCAGTGCGGACGAGGCGAAGGGACTCTGTCGGGCGGCCGCTCCAAAAGGCCAGGAAAGCCAGCGCGCCATGGGCGTAAGCCTGAAGCGGGCCGTACTCGATGACTTGTCCGTACAGTGCCGCAGTACGTGCCAAGGACACAGCGGCTGGAAGAGACCCCAGGTCGAAACAGACGGCCGAGAGAATCGCGGCGGACCGCCCAGCAGCCAGATACCCCCGCTCCCGCTGGCGCGGCACCTGGGTCCGTTCCAGCATCGCCTGCGCGATGCCGAGCAGTTCCTTCGCCCTCCGGTAGACCTCGACGTGGGGCGTACGGCTGTACTCGCGCGCCAGGGCGACGACATCGTCGTCAAGCTGGTCGAGTGTCATGTCCGGCACGCTCAGGGAAGCTGCGTCCCCGGCGTGCGAAGCGGCATCCCGAGCAGTCATTGCAAGATCACTCTCATCGATCGTAGGTAGATACGCTCCGCTCGCATCGGGTGGAAGTAAGTCCGGAGGGCTGAGCAACGCTCGGACGTTGTATCCGAACATGTGCTCAAGGACCGCGGGTGCCGGCTGGTTGGGGATGCCCTTCACCCGTCCTGAGGTCCACCGGCGGAAAGTCTGCTCCTCGACAGTCGCCGTGGAACGCTCGCCGGCTGCGGCGGCCAATTCGATCGCCGCCTTCTCGTACGCCCTCCGGAACATGACGTACGTCCAGCCGCGGTCCGAGACCAGCAGCTGAAGCAGCGTGCGCGCCCTAATCGCCAACGGTTCCCTCCGACCACCCGTGTCGAGCCGAGGCCAAGCCCCGCAACCTAACTATCGCTCAACTTTGACCACATATAACGATCTTGACCTCATGTGGGGTGCAGATGACATGTCGGTGATACCCCCCATCACCTGCTGGAGTGCAGATGACACCCCTCGTGACATGGCACTGATTGGCGCTCGGCGGAAACCTTGACCTCCCTCCCGCTGTCTCTGCGACACGCGTCGTGACGGCGGCGAGACCCGGTCTGCACCCCTACGAAGCCGAGGCACGCCATGAGCCAGAGCCCCACACCCGTCATTGCCCCGAGTGGAGAGCAGGCGTGTGCGCCCGGTCTGGCCGAACGGCTCCTCGTGGTCGCCGCAGAAGACCGACGCCTCGCCCGTGAGGCAGCCACGCTGCCGGCCGACGCGACTCCGGCGAAAGCGCTGTTCGTTGCCAGGGCTGATCACGGACGGTGGCTCCGCGACATCGTGTGCAGGTCCGGGTGGCCGACTTCCAAGGCGGTGGGTGAAGAAGCGTCGACGGCGGCGGTGACGGTCCTCCTCGGTGCCCGAAGCCAGCACCTGCTCGCCCTGTGTCAGCCACTCATCGCCGAGGCCGTCGCGAAGGAAAGCACGCCCGCAATCCACCTGGCCTATGTGGTCGACCTGCTCGCCGTGCTCCGAAAACAGCGGCAGACCTACGGCACCCAGGTCGAGCCCCGGAGTCTGGAGCCCTTCCCGATTCACGACGCGACGTCCATCGATGCCCGACGGGCCGCCGTCGGCCTCCCGCCCCTGGCCACCACCCTGACCCAGCTGCGCACCGCCGTGGAGCGCGCGCCGCGACCCACCACCCCGCCCCCGACCCGGACGTCTCACGGAGCCCTCTCACAATGACCACCACCCCCTACATCGAGCGGCACGCCCTGATAGGCGACCTGCGCACATGCGCCCTTGTCCGCGACGACGGATCGATCAACTGGCTGTGCCTGCCGAGATTCGACTCGGACGCTGTCTGCGCGGCGCTGCTCGGGGGCCCGGAGCATGGCTCCTGGTCCCTCGCCCCAGCCCCGGGCGACGACGCCGATCATCTCTCGGCGGCTTCGCGGGGGTACCGGGGGGACACGCTCGTCCTGGAGACGGAGTGGAGGACCGGCGCCGGCAGCGTGCGTGTGGTCGACTTCATGCCGCCGGGCACGTCCACCCCACAGGTGATCCGGATCGTGGAGGGCCTGACCGGCGAGGTGCGGATGGTGTCGCGGCTGCGGCCGATGCCCGGCTACGGCCGGACCGTGCCGTGGATCCACGACCAGGGCGGGCGGATGGTCGCCCAGGCCGGCGCGGACGCGTACTGGCTCGACACCTCCGCGAAGCAGATGGAGAAGGACGGCGCGGTCGTCAGCGGCTTCGCGGTGGCCGCCGGGCAGAGCGTCGCCTTCGTGCTCAGCTACTGGCCCGCGCACGCCGCCGACGCGCCGGAGGTGGCGGATCCGGAGGCCGCGCTCGACGCGACGCTCGCAGGCTGGCAGGACTGGGCGCTGCGGTGCACCTACACCGGTCCGTACCACAAGGCCGTCGCCCGGTCGGCCATCGCGCTGAAGGCGATGACCTACGCACCGAGCGGCGGGATCGTCGCCGCGCCGACCACCTCGCTGCCGGAGGAGATCGGCGGTGTCCGGAACTGGGACTACCGGTACACCTGGCTGCGCGACTCCGCCGTGACCGTCGCCGCCCTCCTCCGCACCGGCCACCGAAGCGGTGCGCTGGCGTGGCGGCGATGGCTGCTGGCGGCGGTGGGCGGGGACCCGCAGAACCTTCAGATCATGTACGGGCTCTGCGGGGAGCGGGAGCTGCCCGAGCGGGAGCTGGGCTGGCTGCCAGGGTACGAGGACTCGGCACCGGTCCGGGTAGGAAACGGTGCCGTGGACCAGCTCCAACTGGACGTGTACGGGGAGGCCATCGAAGCCCTCTACCTCGCCTACCGCCACGGCCTCGCCCCCTGCCCGGACACGGTCGTCCTGCACCAGCGACTCGTCCAGCAGGTGATCGAACGGTGGCGCGAGCCGGACGCGGGGATCTGGGAGATCCGCGGTCCACGCCGCCCGTTCGTGCACTCCAAGGTGATGGCCTGGGTCGCCTTGAACCGCACGATCTGCATGGCCGAGGACGGCGTCCTCGACGTGGACCTGGCCGAGCTGCGGGCGGTGCGCGAGGAGATCCACCGCGAGGTCTGCGAACGCGGCTTCGACCCGGTCCGCAACACGTTCACGCAGTATTACGACTCCCGCGAGCTGGACGCCGCGCTGCTCCTGATCCCCCGCGTGGGCTTCCTCCCCGCCGACGACCCGCGCGTGATCGGCACCGTGGCAGCGGTCCAGCGCGAGCTGGCCACGGCAGGCGGCTTGGTCCACCGCTACCCGACCCAGGGGAGCGACGTCGGGGTGGACGGATTGCGTGGCAGCGAAGGAACCTTCCTGCTCTGCTCGTTCTGGCTGGTGGATGCCCTCGCCCTGACCGGCCGCCTGGCGGAGGCCCGCGTGCTGTTCGAGCACCTGCTGAGCCTGCGCAACGACCTGGGCCTGCTCGCCGAGGAGTACGACCCGGTGGCCCGCCGCCAGCTGGGCAACTTCCCCCAGGCGTTCAGTCACGCCGGCCTCATCGAGAGCGCCCTGCTCCTGCAGCGCTGCGCGTGGGCAGCCAGCTCCCCCGACGTCGTGCTCCCCCCGGAGAGCGCGGTGCTGGCGCACATCGCCCCGCCCCCGTGGCACACGCCCGCTGCATGACCATTCCCTATCCGTTCGCCACCAGTTGAGGATTTTTGATGTCGGACCGCGCTTCGCCCAGCCGCTCGGCCGCCCACGGACGCCGACGGCGGCACCCCTCGAACATCGAGCGCCTGCTGCTCAGTGAGGTCCGCTCGGCGGTGATCGTCACGTTCGCCGGGCCCGTCATGGTGGTGCTGGTGCTGGCCGCCGTCCTGCGGTTGGCGGCGGGTATACCCGGCGACCTCCTGGCTTATGGGGTCGTCGTGGCCCTGCTGGGCATTGTGGCCGTGGCCGTCCGCCGCACGCGATCCATTGCGAACACGGTTGGCGAGGCGTGGTCGGCGGCGCAGGAGGCCGACGCGCAGGAATATGCGGAGGAATTCCGGCGGATCCAGCAAGGGGTGGCTGCGGTGGGCCAAGCCGTGAGCTGGTCGGCGGAGGAGCTGTGCCGTGGCGGGATGCCGCCGGTCCCGGACACGGAGCATGTCGAGGTCGGTGCGGCCGGCGTCGTGCTGCAGGCGCTTGGCCGGTTGCAGGCCGATGCAGTCAAGGGGTTGCTCCGGGTCCGGACCGAGGCGCGGTCCGAGGTGGACCTGGCGCTGCTGCGTCAGCTGGCCAAACGCGAGCACGTCCAGGTCGGACGGGCCCTCGATGCCCTGCAGGCCCTTGAAGGACTCACCGACGATCCGGAGCTGCTGGAGAAGATCTGGCGGATCGATCACCAGGTAACCATGGTGCGGCGCCACGTGGAGAGCATGGCGGTGCTGGGCGGGGAGAGCCTGCGCAGCGGGCGCCGGAGCCCGGTCTCGGTGATCGCCACGGTGCGCGGTGCGATCGGCGAGGTCGTCGGGTACGAGCGCTGCACTGCGATCACTCCCTCGGTGCCGGCGGACCTGGCCATGCCCGGATACGTGGGCCGCGATGTCGCCCACGTACTGGCCGAGCTGATTGACAACTCCCTGGCCTGCTCGCCCCCGTCCACCCGTGTGGAGGTCGCGGTGCAGCCGGTGCCCAACGGACTGGCTTTCGAGGTCGTCGACCGGGCGATCCCCATGGACCCGCGGCTGCGCGAGCACCTCAATCAGCTGCTGGACAACCCGGAGACGGTGGACTTCAGTCGCCAGGTGCGCGGCGGACAGATCGGCCTGCCGACCGCCGCCCGGATCGGCCAGCGGCACGGCTTGTCCATCCGGCTCTCGGAAAACTCCACCGGCGGCACCACGGCACTGGTCGTCGTCCCGACCACGCACCTGATCAAACTGCCTGAGGCGACGGCTCCCTCCGCCGACGTCCCGGCTCCGTCCAGCCCTGCCCCGCAGGCACCAGTGCGGCTGCTGGAACGCGGTCACCAGCACCACGGCACAGCGCCCGAAAACACTGCTGCGGGTGCGGCAGGTGGTCCCGCTGGGGCTCCTCTCCTGCCCCGGCGTATCCCGCAGCAGAGCACGGAGTTCGAACGACCGGAGGCTCCGGCCTCGGTGAAAGCCAACCCGCAGCTCGGCGCGGCCTTCCGGGCGGGCGCCCGCTCGGCCCGAAACGCCGAAGCCCAGGCCGACAGCGCGCCGGCTTCCTGGGACCAGGGCGCGCTGCCTCAGCCCGCGCCCGGCGGCGGTCCTTGACCCCCGACCACCTCACCTCCCCCTACCTCTCTTCTATCCCCCCTCACTCTCTGGAGCGGATGCGTCATGAACAGCGGCGGAGCGATACCGAACACCCAGCAGGTCCTCGACCCCACCAGCGGACCGAAGGACCGCATGAAGTTTCTGCTGACCAAGTTCGTGGCGGAGAATCCTGCCGTCACCCATGCCGTGCTGGTCTCCCGCGACGGCCTGAAGCTGTTGGACAGCGACGTGGACCCGGACTGGGCCGACGCGCTCGCGGCGACCATCAGCGGGATGGCCTCGCTCGGCGCGGCCTTCACCGGCCCCAGCAACCGCCGAGTGGACCCCAACCAGATACTCGTCGAGCGGGGCGACTGCTTCCTCTTCCTCCAGCACGCCGGCGCCTCCAACGTCTTCCCGACGACCCCGGGGCGCAGGGACGCCCAGACCGGCACCATCCTCGGTGTGATCGCGGCCCCGAACGCCGACCTGGCGGCCATCGGCTACCAGATGGCCTCGCTGATCGAGCGGTTCCGCCCCTACCTCACCGTCGACGCCCGCGCCACCGCCGACGACACCAAGCGATGAACGGGCCCGACACCCCGAGGGCGTCCAGCGGGCCTCCCTTCGGCGAGCTGTCCGACGGTGGCGCGCTGGTGCGGCCGTACACGATGACCGGCGGCAGAACCCAGACGAGGCACCAACTCAGCGTGGACACGATCCTCCGGGTCGGGCCCAGCCGGACCAGCCCCCCGGGCCGGGTGGAGGAAGCCCGGCAGATTCTCACGCTCTGCCGGGAGCGGCGCCGAACCGTCGCCGAGCTGGCGGGCACGCTCGGCCGACCGGCCGTTGCCGTCAGGGTCCTCGTCGCGGACCTGATCGACACGAAGGAACTCGTCGTGCACGTCGCCGTCCCCTACGACGACAACGACCAACCGACCACCGCGCTGGTGCAAGCCCTGATCGCGGGGCTGAGGAGGGAGTGTCCCAATGCCCGGGACCTACGCCACGCCAGCTGATCACGACCCAATGCCGCTGAAGATCGTGGTCAGTGGCGGTCTCGGTGCCGGCAAAACAACCTTCGTCGGCACGATCTCCGAGATTCCACCGCTCACTACCGAGGAGTACATGACCGCGCGAGGCGAGGCGGTGGACAACCTCGACGGCATCCAGGCGCTGAAGGAGACGACCACGGTCGCTCTCGACTTCGGGCGCCGGACGTTTCGAGGCGCGCTCCCGCTGGAGCTGTTCCTGTTCGGCACCCCTGGCCAGGACCGCTTCGTGCCGCTGTGGCGTGACATCGCCGAGGGGGCTGTCGGAGCCGTCGTCTTGGTCGACACCAGCCGCTTGGGGCAGAGCTTCACCGCCGTCAGCTTCTTCGAGCACCTCCGGATGCCGTTCGTGGTCGCTCTCAACCGCTTCGACGGCGCGCACCACCATGCGACCGACGACGTCCGCGACGCACTGGCGCTCAGCGCGGACATCCCCGTCGTGTCCTTCGACGCCCGCCAGCCCGACCAGGTCGCCAGCGTGCTGCTCACCCTCGCGGGCCACGCACTGACCCGCCACGGCCTCACCAACTCCCCGCCCGCGCCCGCCACCTTCTA is from Streptomyces seoulensis and encodes:
- a CDS encoding glycoside hydrolase family 15 protein: MTTTPYIERHALIGDLRTCALVRDDGSINWLCLPRFDSDAVCAALLGGPEHGSWSLAPAPGDDADHLSAASRGYRGDTLVLETEWRTGAGSVRVVDFMPPGTSTPQVIRIVEGLTGEVRMVSRLRPMPGYGRTVPWIHDQGGRMVAQAGADAYWLDTSAKQMEKDGAVVSGFAVAAGQSVAFVLSYWPAHAADAPEVADPEAALDATLAGWQDWALRCTYTGPYHKAVARSAIALKAMTYAPSGGIVAAPTTSLPEEIGGVRNWDYRYTWLRDSAVTVAALLRTGHRSGALAWRRWLLAAVGGDPQNLQIMYGLCGERELPERELGWLPGYEDSAPVRVGNGAVDQLQLDVYGEAIEALYLAYRHGLAPCPDTVVLHQRLVQQVIERWREPDAGIWEIRGPRRPFVHSKVMAWVALNRTICMAEDGVLDVDLAELRAVREEIHREVCERGFDPVRNTFTQYYDSRELDAALLLIPRVGFLPADDPRVIGTVAAVQRELATAGGLVHRYPTQGSDVGVDGLRGSEGTFLLCSFWLVDALALTGRLAEARVLFEHLLSLRNDLGLLAEEYDPVARRQLGNFPQAFSHAGLIESALLLQRCAWAASSPDVVLPPESAVLAHIAPPPWHTPAA
- a CDS encoding sensor histidine kinase, with translation MSDRASPSRSAAHGRRRRHPSNIERLLLSEVRSAVIVTFAGPVMVVLVLAAVLRLAAGIPGDLLAYGVVVALLGIVAVAVRRTRSIANTVGEAWSAAQEADAQEYAEEFRRIQQGVAAVGQAVSWSAEELCRGGMPPVPDTEHVEVGAAGVVLQALGRLQADAVKGLLRVRTEARSEVDLALLRQLAKREHVQVGRALDALQALEGLTDDPELLEKIWRIDHQVTMVRRHVESMAVLGGESLRSGRRSPVSVIATVRGAIGEVVGYERCTAITPSVPADLAMPGYVGRDVAHVLAELIDNSLACSPPSTRVEVAVQPVPNGLAFEVVDRAIPMDPRLREHLNQLLDNPETVDFSRQVRGGQIGLPTAARIGQRHGLSIRLSENSTGGTTALVVVPTTHLIKLPEATAPSADVPAPSSPAPQAPVRLLERGHQHHGTAPENTAAGAAGGPAGAPLLPRRIPQQSTEFERPEAPASVKANPQLGAAFRAGARSARNAEAQADSAPASWDQGALPQPAPGGGP
- a CDS encoding roadblock/LC7 domain-containing protein produces the protein MNSGGAIPNTQQVLDPTSGPKDRMKFLLTKFVAENPAVTHAVLVSRDGLKLLDSDVDPDWADALAATISGMASLGAAFTGPSNRRVDPNQILVERGDCFLFLQHAGASNVFPTTPGRRDAQTGTILGVIAAPNADLAAIGYQMASLIERFRPYLTVDARATADDTKR
- a CDS encoding DUF742 domain-containing protein; the protein is MTGGRTQTRHQLSVDTILRVGPSRTSPPGRVEEARQILTLCRERRRTVAELAGTLGRPAVAVRVLVADLIDTKELVVHVAVPYDDNDQPTTALVQALIAGLRRECPNARDLRHAS
- a CDS encoding GTP-binding protein, translated to MPLKIVVSGGLGAGKTTFVGTISEIPPLTTEEYMTARGEAVDNLDGIQALKETTTVALDFGRRTFRGALPLELFLFGTPGQDRFVPLWRDIAEGAVGAVVLVDTSRLGQSFTAVSFFEHLRMPFVVALNRFDGAHHHATDDVRDALALSADIPVVSFDARQPDQVASVLLTLAGHALTRHGLTNSPPAPATF